A window of Hypomesus transpacificus isolate Combined female chromosome 7, fHypTra1, whole genome shotgun sequence genomic DNA:
GACGGTCTTCATTCATGGAGTTCTTCAGGTTGAGCAGTCTTTCTGTGCTCCTTTGATCCTTTGGCGTTCCATGGCGTGACAGAGATACTAACCCAGAGACGGGCAGGGAGAGCCTGAGTGGAGCCGACTGACCGACAAACACGTCAGCCCTGTCACAGGGACGTGGACGCGACAGACCGTTATTACATTTGGTCTTCACCTACGGGGAGCTGACAGGAAAGGGCCGATGAGGAGTCTGATATTGAGAGCGACAGTTCCCGACAGAGTTGTCGCAAAGTGTCATACAATACTGCGTTATTGCACTGcgtctcatctctccctcccctcagggTGAATCTGCCGGCGTTCCATCCTCAAAAGATTCCCGACCACCTAAAGAAAAGACATAgcctgtaccacacacacacacacacacacaaaatatccCACAACAACGAGCTATGCCTCTGACCAGTGAATAAAACAGATATTGGCATCGTTGGCCTCTAAACCACTCAATTCTACCTGACTGGCCTGCAGGAATAGTCTAAATCGGATTCGACAGCCACAAGGTagaagggcattgtgggaggtATTTGGTGGCAGTGCTGACTCATGCTGGCCGGCCTCTTAGTCACTCTCAGATCGAACATCCAGGCCTGTTACTCTCCTCAGCAGCGCCCCGGTCCATCATGTGACCAGCCGTGACGGGACGACCAGCCGGGAGGGcgtgagggagaagaggagaagaggaatggttggagggagagagtgatgaagAGCGAGGCAGGCaaggagaaaagggggggggggttgaaggaAGGGGAGCTGGGGAAAGTGCGGCGAGGGAGAGGAGcacggggagggaggagggatgcaggcaggagagagagagagacagagagacagagagagtgtgggagagagacagagagagagagtgaaggagagagagtgaaggagagagagtgaaggagaggccGATGTCGTGAATGTCAGCCTTGCTGGTGGTGCATTCCTAACGACTGTTGAGCACGAGGCGGCGGGGTTGTACACACAGCGACGTCCCCCGACGGACACCTTTCCCCACAAGACGACACGGCACGAcacggcagacacacacacacatgtctggCCAATGGAAGAGCAGAGGGTAGAGGGGGTTTCCATCCATCCAACTTTCCCTCAGACCCAGTGTAAATTCGCATTCCAATAGGAGAAAGCAGAAAGCCAGCGAGGCAAGGAAACAGAGAAGGGCCACACAGAAAAACGAGACGGAGTTAGAGAGAGGAGAACGTCTGCCGGCGTCTGTGGAGCGTGGCCGTCCGCTCAATTTAAAGCGACACGTCTATCACGGTGCCTCGGCGTGCTTCCTGTGAGGACGAAGCAGAGGGGAGACCTGGAACCCGACAGGGTTACCGGGCGTCACTGCATGTGCACAGACTACAGCCATCTGATTACACGCCGATTTCCAAGTAGGCTTGTGCGAGCACTCGGCTGAGAGGAACAcaaaggagtgtgtgtttgagttgatTGAACAGGAGACGGGTCAAGTATTCAGAGAACTTGACACCCGGCGTTGACTTGTAGAAAGCATATGCGTTTTTTTGGTGTCAAACAGAAAGGATTGGCAAATACTCATTACACATGCAACTAAAAATACCATATGGTCACTACTGTAAATATGGAAGGTGAATTAGAATTCATCTTGTTAGGTGAATTGGATCAGAGGTGAAACATCATGTATTACATATATCAAATAACAACCGTCATAAGGCAAATGCCACGCGGAAAATTGTGGATGATGTCCTATATTCCCTTATGGGATTTATTTCGTGTTCCGTTCTCTACAAAGACCAGTGTTTAATCTGACAGTCGGTTTGGCACTTTTCACAAAGGTAAACTCCCCCTGTAGTTTGCACAACTATGGCCTCCTTTTGAGCAGCACAGTGTCTAGAAAGGCCTACATTCTTTCTCATAAAGTATAATAAAGGATGATGTTAATTCAAAACCCTAAAGCTAGAGCACTGAAATTGATCCGAGGTGTTTGGGGAATTAGGTAGCGGGAACTGAAATCCTACCACGAGCATCCAGATCGTAACTTTGGAATGATCCGATTATGGATTTCATTCCGGGTTCGGATGATTTACAGCTGTGTTGCTCCCAGTGGAGGTCTACTCTTACCAGTTCCAGACCCTGGACCTGGACTGTGAAGATGTTTACAGGACGGACCTAGCACGACTCACCTCAGTGACAAGGCCACATTCATTTTAGAttatggacccccccccccaaaaaagaaagaaatacataGATGAACAGCACAGTAAATGACGTTACGGGAATATCCACTTAATCTCACTTGCCAATCAGCATGAAATAGAGTCAGCACAAGAATGGAATAAactgggtgtgggggggggggggggggggggggaatgccaGACTTAACTTTGACAAAATGCAACAAGTGCATCATGACCAACTCTCCTGAGAACCGTCCACATGAGGGCGACAGCTCAAGGTATGGTCTCACCCAAGAGCCAACACTTCCATTTTACACTTCTGCATCTGGCACTTTCCTCGGACTGGAAAATGCCAATTATACCCGACATGATTATAGTCATGAACCTGAATGGTGGTCAATTAAGCCAGAGGTATAGAGCACTACCAGTGTACAGAGTACAGACCATTGAAAGCTGATGAGCGCCTCTTCAGATCTCTTCTCGTTAAAATGCATTCACTTGACTTAATCGGTAGGTGCTGAATCCCCGTAACGTTTCATCTTGACTGTTCAGGTTCTGACTGGGTTGGCTGTGTTCCTCCCTGTGGTGGTCCACTCTGCTTCTGGAAGAAGGCTGTTATGGCATCCATAACTCTGGTTCCAAACACCAGTGGAGTCCACAGGACCAACCCTGCAGGACCCAACTTTCCACGCTGCGTCTAGGGTGACAATCTGATGGCGGGAGGTGGACAGGAAGTGCGTCCTACATGACAGGCCTCTACTAATTGATACCCATGTTGAGTTAAATCCCAGGTTTTTCTTCTATCTCAACAAAGCATGACATTCCTGACCTACAACGTCTTTCCTGAACCACAAATTGCTGCTCGGTATTTTACCGTTACTGGCCTGTCATTAATCCACTTGAACCGTTTTTGAAAGTGGAGACGCGAATCAGTTTGCTGATCTGTGCAACAAGGGCCAAATATAATACAATGCTTCACATATGCAGAAAGTCAACATTTGTTTCTTCATCACTTCCATCCGTCCTTCACACGAGGATGGATGGCACAATGAACTTCCTCAGAGGATCGCAGGTGTACGTAGAGGATGGGAGGTGTATGTATAGGATATACAAAGCCATCTCCATGAAGATCACACCTGTCTCCTAGTAAACATTGTAAGCGTCAGCATGTTGCGCAAGCTCACAGTGTGTAGACAATTGCCTCACAAACCACTGTACCACAAATCTTTACTTCACCTCAATATACAATTTAACAAACTTTGTTCACCGATGTGGAAAAGAACTGCGGTAACCACTCAAAGGCAATTTGGATTTCAATCTGGAGAGATTGATTAAATGCCCCATTTTCTGTTGTTGGAACATCTGTCGGTAGCTTTCTCCGTGTCTGATGTAGTGACATAAATTGAAGCCGGAAATAAAAACTCTCCCTAAGTAGCACTGGTTAGTACCGATAAGAGATTGAGAAGAGTCCCTCCAGCACACCCAGGTAGGTTCCCTATACTGGGCTTGCAGCTCCAACTTCaaaaaagaatggaaaaaaGGGAATGGAAACATGAGAATAGTCAACCCTCAAAGAAGTCAGGGTACCCAGTGGCTCACCGGATTGTCATTTTAAGGCCTTATTTAGCGCCAAGGTTCATTTCCTGCTCTAGCACTGTCTGcatcttgccctctctctctcccctatgtttcttgtctattctcaCAGTTTCTTTGTCCAGGAAAGTGAAAAAAGCCCAAcgataaatacataaaaagtttacatttagtaatgaCCAGTCCTGGAGGTGAGTCACgaagcttggaagaaaaatgGGACCCGCAATGAATTGAGCACGGCTAAACTCAGCCATCTCCACTTGTGGTTTTATACGGCCTATTGATTACATCTCGATTTTGCTCTGAACTGCAGGCGCAGTACAATGACATGACCTCACTGGAAATATCTAGCATCCAGCTCCATGTAGCGGAATTTACCTTCAGGTCATTTGGTTGAGTGCCAAGTCTCACTTTCATTTCTTACATGCTCCTTCATCTGGAGAGCGACAGGCAGGGCCGGTTAGCCTATGGCTGTCAGCCTCAGTGTTGATGTCAGACGAAGGTACAGAGCAGGAGAGGCTGTTGTGGGAGCCATCTTCTCTGCTCCTGCTCGTTCATTGTGTGGATATGATGTTTagaccggggaggggggggggggggggggagttgactgATTTATGATGGGTTGCTATTAAAAATGTAACCGCCCAAGTCGTTTAGTTTCAGGGTCAGATTAGAGACACCTGTGCCAACTCGAAAATCTGGACAAATCTGGACCAATCTCGATTAGCTTGCACAAGACGATCTCCATAAAGATCAAATGCACAGAACAACCGTTTCATCTGAACTTGTGTTTAAGTTTTGCTGAAGACAGTTTATCCTGTGAGTTTCCATGTTTACCAAAAATGCATACACAAAGGTTAACACTGCCTTGCATATGTGGATCCAATCCAACCCAATCCATACAACATACTGCAAGAATCAATCACACATAACTCTCATACAGGACTCATTTTCTGCCAAGGCGGCTGCATTTTACCTCATTACACATCAAACCAACCAGTGGCTTCCCTttcaccagcctcatcacctcaGACCAAGAAATCAATAGAGAATCGCTTCTCATTTCAGCCTCATGTTCTTTCCTGGCTGGGCCTGGTTCTTGGGTGTATCCAACTCTGTGGCCAGTTGTGTCTGCCCCTGTGCCCGGCTTGTACATCGCCATGGAGCCATGGTCATTAGCTTTTCATCAACACCTCCAGGCTTTAATTGGCCTTAAGTCTGCGCCAACACTACACTGCTCAATTTTTGCCGGCTAGTTTGGCAGTCCATGTTGGGGAACACAGCAGGCAGATTGATTTACAAAATATCTGCAGAATGATACCAAGCTGAAAACCATTGGAGTCAACATCAGGTATGCCAAAGATGTATTTTGCTGATAAAGATTATAATACACAATTAAATATCAAAAGCAACTGATAACAGTATCAAAATAGGACATGACTGGGTTCATGCTTAACACTGCTGACAAAACACAAAGCCTAAAAGATCCTTCTGGTTTGACAGTTTGAAAGATAGACCGATCATGTGCCATGCTTATCTGGAACTCGCCACAAAGATTATTGTTTATCAGCCCAGACAAGGAAATGGATCTGAGAAAAATAATATATTGTGCAACATTCTGTAGGTTGGAAAATGCCTTCCACCTCCAATATCCATCTAGTCGTGACAAGGCGCAATTGGAGTGACTAGGCTGTATGATCATCGCAATCTCCCATACCTGGATAGACAGCTACTATAATTTATTATAATCCTGACAATTAATTTGATGGCACTGTATGGCATTAATCAAAATACCATACGGTGGCACTTATCAAAATACCATACGGTTTCAAATGAAACAGGGGCAAAGTACACAGAACTTTAATCCCAACCATAAAAGGATCTACCCTGCAGGACCCAACTCTCCCCGCTACGTCTACTGTGACATGGACACCCTGGGAGGGAAGTGGACTGTGAGTAAAACCTCTTGAACATAGGTCCCTTTTATACCGGCCATGGGAATGACTAGGCTAAATGCTAGTAAACATCTTTAGTGACACCTTTCAGAGTCCAGACATGATCTATAGACAGGTTGTGCGTTACATTCTGTACAGTTTTAAAACGTATCGGATTTTAATTAGTCTTTAACCTTGATTTGTTGAGAACACCAAGGCCAAACTATTGATCACATTCATTCATCACAGTCATTTCACATTCAAGTGTGACTTGATTCCAACACTGCCAATTTCCCCCTTGCCAAGTCTGTccatttttcattttcttccatacattcaaaatgaaaatgagagagagctgtAAAGCGAGAGAGAAATTTAAAGCGCTTTGAGTACCGCCATGTTAGCAAAGCGCtctataaatgcagtccatttccTGCCTCTCATTCTCCCCTTTCATTCCTTGGTCTGTCTCTCCATGGCTCCAGGTGTTCCTCACTAGGATGGACGGCACAGTGAACTTCTACAGAGGGTGGGACCAGTACAAGAACGGCTTCGGACATGCGGCTGGAGAGTACTGGCTGGGTAAGCAGGAAGCAaacccacaaaacacacactaccTTACCAGAGAGACAGACGCCTGTTTGAACCAGCACATGCTCTATAAATAACGTTGACTGAGGCAGCACAACGCATTAGGCGTATCTTGAACCTCTCCGCACCACCTCCGCAGGTCTGGAGACCATCCACCTGCTCACCACGAAGAAGAACTACGAGCTGAGGGTGGACATGGAGGACTTTGAGGCGAGGAGGGTTTACGCCAactactcctccttctccatctctcccggGGCGGTCAATGCTGAGGTGGACCTCTACAGGCTGCATGTCAGCGGCTTCAGAGACGGAGGGGCAGGTGAGTAGGCCCACGACATGGCGATACGTTTCTGGTGTTTAAGACACAGATGACACTGAGTGCACCATGTCGACAGTCTTTTTCTAGTAATGAATGATGTTTTACTATCCAACTAATGTTGTCTCTTGACCTACCAGGGGACTCGCTGGCCCACATCAATGGACGACCGTTCTCCACATTTGATCGAGACAACGACGCTTTTTCAGGAAATTGTGCCTCGTTGTATATGGGTGGATTTTGGTTCAACTCATGCTATCATGCCAATCCAACTGGAGTCTACATGTGGGGAGCTGTTGATTTAAAAAGTTCAAACTGGTATACCTTTAAAAGTAATGATTATTCTCTAAAGTCCATTTCTATGAAGATAAGACCTGTCACTCGTCGAATGttagtgaaaaaaaaacatggctgCCTCTCTTTAACGTCTTAACTGAAAATCAGCTCAACTGAACACCTAAAGAAGACTAAGGGGAATAATCAGTTCTGGTGACTAAAcctgaatgtttttttgttagATTTTTTACAAAATGTGTTGTCTTTTTATGATGCCCCTGTGTGATTAATAATTTACACTTTAGCCAAACACATTGTTTTCTCCTGTAACATGTCCACATATTGTACGTATATTCTTGAAAGAAACTCAAAATAAATGCTTTTGTTTTCTTACTGCTGAACTCAACTCATATTTTTGATAATAAACACTCTGTTGTAAGTCATCACTCTCAGGACATTGACCCAAATGGAGCAGAAACCACACGTTTACTTCCAAGAAGGGATTGGTGGAGTGAGATCTCACCTTCTTGCCCTCGGTGTTGTCTGCGCTGACGTAGGAGAGCTTCCTGCAGACGTAGAACAGCATGTCGTAGAACAGCTGTCCTGGATGGACAGCTACTATATTTCATTTTAATTCGGACAATGAATATGATGGCAATGTATGGCATTGATCAAAATACCATACGATGGCACTTAAATACCATACGGTTTCAAATGAAACAGGGACAAAGTACACAGAACTTTAGTCCCAACCATAAAAAGTCCACCATTATGAACCCGCCAGGAGATATTATCACCAGTTATTGGTCACGTTGTACCTAAACATTAAGACAACGTGTGGTCACGTGTCTGAAAACCTGCCAAAACTGTAGGCTATATAAACAGAATTTGCAGCGTAGCATTCATATAGCCAAGTCTGACCCGAGGAACCACAACAATCAAATAAAACTATGAAGGTAAGAAAATGGATTCATGCATACTGGTTTCCTTAAAAAACAACTTCTGCTTGACATTTCCAGTCGAGTAGGCCTTCTGGAGAAAGGTCAGATGTCATCTGTGAACTGAAaccctgtgtgttttgtgctcTTGCAGGTCCTTCTCGTGCTAGCAGCTGTGTTCTCGTCAGTGGCACAGTCCCTCATGTTCCAGCCCCTGGACTGTGCAGACATCTACAATGCTGGCTCAGGCAGCAGTGGAGTCTACAGGATCTACCCCGCAGGACCCAACTCTCCCTGCTACGTCTACTGTGACATGGACACCCTGGGAGGGAAGTGGACTGTGAGTAAAACCTCTTGAACATAGGTCCCTTTTACACCGGCCGTGGGAATGACTAAGCTAAATGCTAAGAAACAACATTAGTGACACCTTTCAGAGTCCAGACACGATCTATAGACAGGTTGTGTGCTACATTCTGTATAGTTTTAAAACGTATCGGATTTTAATTTGCCTTTAACCTTGATTTGTTGAGAACACCAAGGCAGAACTATTGATTGTATTTCACATTCGAGTGTGACTTGATTCGAACACTGCCAATTTCCCCCTTGCCAAGTCTGTCCAAGTTTCATTTTCTTCCATACATTCAaaatgaaaatgagagagagctgtAAAGCGAGAGAGAAATGTAAAGCGCTTTGAGTACCGCCATGTTAGCAAAGCGCTCTATAAAGGCAGTCCATTTCCTGCCTCTCATTCTCCCCTTTCATTCCTTGGTCTGTCTTCTTCAACAAATTGTGCCTCAAGTTATATGGGTGCATTTTGGTACAACCATTGTTATGAAGCCAATCCAACTGGAGTCTACATGTGGGGAGCAGTTGATATCAAAAGCTCAAACTGGTATACCTTTAAAGCGAATCACTATGCTCTAAAGTCCATTTCTATGAAAATAAGACCTGTCACTCGTGGAATGTTAGTGGAAGAAAAAACATGGCTGCCTCTCTCTAACGTCTTAACTGAAAATCAGCTCAACTGAACACCTGAAGAAGACTAGGTGCATAATCAGTTCTGGTGACTATACATGAATGtttgttgtttagttttttttacaaaatgtgcTGTCTTTTTATGATACACTCATGTGACCTATGTGAAGGCCTAACACATAGTTTTTTTCTGTAACATTTCCACATATTGTACGTATATTCTAGGAAAAATAACTCAAATAAAAGTTTGTTTTATTATAGCTGAACTCAAATCATATTTTCAATAATAAAACACACTGTTATAAGCCAGCACTCTCACAACATTGACACAAATGGAACAGAAACCACCCGTTTACTTCCAAGAAGGGATTGGTGGAGCGACATCTCACCTTCTTGCCCTCTGTGTTGTCTGCGCTGATGTAGGCGAGCTTCCTGCGGACGTAGAACAGCATGTCGTCCTGCCGAGGAGCCCACCTCTCCATGAAGTAGGTGGAGAACATCCACGTCCAGAACACGATCCGGTCGTCCTTAAAACCACctgggaaccacacacacacaggttcagatGAAGGCCCCACCGAGTCACAGGGAGCTAACATGGGGCCGTAACAAAAGTAGAGGTCTCGTTCCTAGTACCACAGATGCCCATTTCTAGATGCTTCCACCACTAGACTTGGTGGGGTGCTCGGAGCAAtctgagaaagacagatagaagTGTTCGTTTAAGAGAAAGATAATACAGTTCAATAGTTACTACAGTACTCCCGGAAGTCATCTTGTTCCAAATATTTGCAGAACGCTGTGTAGGCAAATAGTGCTTATATACGTTTGAAATACAGGATTTATTGTTTATAGACCCACTGTGATACACAGGCAGCTATCAAATCAGTGGGAAAACATTTCCAAAGTATGGCACATGA
This region includes:
- the LOC124469340 gene encoding microfibril-associated glycoprotein 4-like translates to MALIKIPYGGTYQNTIRFQMKQGQSTQNFNPNHKRIYPAGPNSPRYVYCDMDTLGGKWTVFLTRMDGTVNFYRGWDQYKNGFGHAAGEYWLGLETIHLLTTKKNYELRVDMEDFEARRVYANYSSFSISPGAVNAEVDLYRLHVSGFRDGGAGDSLAHINGRPFSTFDRDNDAFSGNCASLYMGGFWFNSCYHANPTGVYMWGAVDLKSSNWYTFKSNDYSLKSISMKIRPVTRRMLVKKKHGCLSLTS